CTAACCATGGCCCGGGGTGCTCCTTTACCAACTAAGATCGCCTGTATTCTGAATTGGCCCAGATCAAATTTTTCCAGAGGAGTCCTGGGGACACTCGCTTCCCTGGCGTCCGCTTCTTTCTTCAGCAAAGACTCAAAGGGATCACGTTGACCTATCGGACTATAAACAAAGTCATTCGTTGAATCCTCTTTAACGACCTTTTCAGCAGGAGCAGAAGCTCGCGCTGAAGATACCTTCTGAGGCGCCGGCTGCTTAGTGACAGGAGCTGGGTCCTCTCCACAACCCCATAAGGTCAGAAGTAGACAAAAAATAAATATTTTCGCAACCATCTTCAAGAGGCCCTCATTCATGAATTTCATCCAGACTACTGTGTTTTTACACCACTCGGGGAATCAATAAATCGGAAAGTTGTCGTTCGACAATCGACATTCAGGATAGTACGACCGGCAACAACCGACGGCTGCCCCATTCTTAACTGATCAATATTTACAATGCGTGGCAATCGGCCCACAGCATCAAAAAACAGTGCAATATCGTGATAGGATCCGCGCAATTTTAAACTGACTGGCACCTCAGCATAAAACCCTTTGGCAACTTCAGCCTCTGGTCTAAACTCGAGAACATCGAGGCCCTGAGCTTTTGCCAAATCTCCGATATTTCGCAGTAATTTAAAAATCTCCTTTTTATCTGGCAACTCTGATAGCGCCTCATCCAACTGAGCTTGCAGGCGTTCATATTCTTCACGAAATTTGGGGAGATTTGCGGCAATGCGTTGTTTTTCAGCAAGAGTAGAGTGAACGGATTCCAGGCGTTGATCAAGAGCAGTTATTTGCTCTAATTGGCCCTGGTAGAGGAGGAAGTAAAAGCCCACAACCACAAGCATCATCAATATGACGAGGGTAATTACACGCTGATAAACTGGTCGCCTCAGAAAGCCTTCTAGACGTGGATCCATATTTTAATCCTACCCTCTCAGACTATTTAACAGGCTTAATCGCCCGACAAGTCAAAGTGAATTTTTGGAGTTTAACCTGGTTCATCACAAGTTGAGAGATACCGTTAAGTTCAACCTGCGTATAATATGCCGAGGCACCAAGCCTCTCCATAAAGCTGGCGACGACATTTTCATCTGCAGCAATACCATCAATTTTAACCGAATCTCCGGCGACTGAATAATCAGTCAGCCAGAGTTTATCAGGCAGAGCCTTATTCAACTCATCCAACAAATGAACCGGACCTGAACGACTATCCTTTAAAACCTGCAATATTTCGAGTTTTTTGGTTAAATCCGTTTGAAGCTTTTTATAGCGAGAGACTTCGCCGATCTGTTTTTTTAATTGATTAATTTCGGATTCCACGGACGATATTTCATTTGTCCTGGCCTCTATTTTTGTCATCATTCTAAAGTACACAGCACCGCAGACAATAGAAACGCCAATGAGGCTAAGCATCAGGATAGATACTTGTGATCTGAGTTTTTCTTTTTTCTGGGCGGCCCGGACTGGGAGTAGATTTATTTTAATCATTTGTCACCAACCCTTCTCATCGCAAGGCCGGTCGCAACTGACAACATAGGGCCTATCGCCTCCAGGTATTCAAGATCAAAATCTTTTTCGCTGATAGAAATATTCCTGAAAGGGTTAATCACTTCTGTCTTGGTTCCCAGTTTTCGCTCAAGAGCCTCGCAGACCTGACGAGAGTTGGAAACCCCTCCAGTTAAATATATTTTGGCAATCTTATCGTCGCTCGATGTCGCGGAGAAAAAGTCGAAGGACCGCTGAACCTCCTGAACAAGGTTTTCAACTGCATCCGCCAGGACTTCGTCAATAGCTTCTGGATCAACATCATCGATGTTTCGAATTCCCATTTTTGCCAGCTCGGCCTGGTCGCTGCTGATGCCGAGTCGCTTCTGCAATTCCTCCCGGATCAAATTGCCACCAGCCTGAATATCGCGGGTAAAAAGAGAGATGTCACCTTTAAGGATATTGACACTGATTGCACTCGCCCCCATATCAACCAGGGCAACGACCTCATCCTCGACAAAACCGTAGTTAACGTCAAAAGTATTTTCGGTCGCAAAGCAATCAATATCCATAACTACAGGTTCGAGACCCGCCTCAGTAAATACTGCCACGAAATCGTCGACATAATCCTTTTTTGCGGCGACAAGCATAACATTCATCTGGGATGGGTCTTTGGCATCCGCCCCCAGAATTTGAAAATCGATATTCACCTCAGAGAGATCAAAAGGAATATATTGCTCCGCTTCCCACTGGATACTCGCTTCTAGTTCATCCTCGGTCATGAGGGAAAGCA
Above is a genomic segment from Geopsychrobacter electrodiphilus DSM 16401 containing:
- a CDS encoding pilus assembly protein PilP, which gives rise to MNEGLLKMVAKIFIFCLLLTLWGCGEDPAPVTKQPAPQKVSSARASAPAEKVVKEDSTNDFVYSPIGQRDPFESLLKKEADAREASVPRTPLEKFDLGQFRIQAILVGKGAPRAMVSAPDGKNYILKPGLKIGKNNGVIIDINKSEIIVEESTIDLTGKPIKGRQFLTIPEKKNN
- a CDS encoding type 4a pilus biogenesis protein PilO, whose protein sequence is MDPRLEGFLRRPVYQRVITLVILMMLVVVGFYFLLYQGQLEQITALDQRLESVHSTLAEKQRIAANLPKFREEYERLQAQLDEALSELPDKKEIFKLLRNIGDLAKAQGLDVLEFRPEAEVAKGFYAEVPVSLKLRGSYHDIALFFDAVGRLPRIVNIDQLRMGQPSVVAGRTILNVDCRTTTFRFIDSPSGVKTQ
- a CDS encoding PilN domain-containing protein — protein: MIKINLLPVRAAQKKEKLRSQVSILMLSLIGVSIVCGAVYFRMMTKIEARTNEISSVESEINQLKKQIGEVSRYKKLQTDLTKKLEILQVLKDSRSGPVHLLDELNKALPDKLWLTDYSVAGDSVKIDGIAADENVVASFMERLGASAYYTQVELNGISQLVMNQVKLQKFTLTCRAIKPVK
- the pilM gene encoding type IV pilus biogenesis protein PilM; its protein translation is MLFSSKKDLIGIDVGSSSVKLVRLKESRGNYQLVNVGILPLAPETIVDNTIMDSAAIVQAISNLIVGMNVKGKKISTSVSGHSVIIRKIMLSLMTEDELEASIQWEAEQYIPFDLSEVNIDFQILGADAKDPSQMNVMLVAAKKDYVDDFVAVFTEAGLEPVVMDIDCFATENTFDVNYGFVEDEVVALVDMGASAISVNILKGDISLFTRDIQAGGNLIREELQKRLGISSDQAELAKMGIRNIDDVDPEAIDEVLADAVENLVQEVQRSFDFFSATSSDDKIAKIYLTGGVSNSRQVCEALERKLGTKTEVINPFRNISISEKDFDLEYLEAIGPMLSVATGLAMRRVGDK